The genomic interval ATTTGATGAAAAGATTGAAGAAAAAAATATAAATTTTGTTAATTATACTAATCCAGATACAGTTACATTTTATCCAAATACAAAAGGGAAAGGATTACAAAGACTAAGGAACATTATAGAAGAATTAAAAAAATTAAAGGAAAAATTAATAGATTATTATCCATTAGGAGAATGTAAACATATATTTTTAAGAAAAGAAAAATCTCAATCACTTTATTCAAAAGTACAATATGAAGAAAATGGAGATATTATAGGGGTTGGACATAATAGTATTAGTTATATTAATAATGAATCATATTTATGTATTTATAAAGAAAATGAGCTGATTTTTAAGAATAGAAGAAAAAAAGGAGAAAGAATTTTGTCTTCTTTATTAATGGGAATAGTTGCAGGGGTTCCTAAAAAATATATTAGTAAGTATATGCCAGATATATATGAAGGACATTATTTACTAACAACGGACAAACATTTAGATATAAATGAGAAACATACAGTAATCAATGATGATACTCTTGTGTATCTTCCAAATAGTGAGTATATAAGATTTTATAATTGGTTAAAGGAAAATTATTCTATAGAATATCAGAATATCTTTTTATCTTCTATTGGTTATGGAGATAATAATATTGATACTATTGAACAGGTTTATAATAGGGAGTTTAGAAAGAGTATAAATAATGAAATTAAGATATTTAATAAAATAAAAACACCACAAGTAAAGATACTAGTAGAAGGAATTGATGGAAGTGGTAAAGATACTTTTGTGAATTTTTTTGTAAAAGAATTAAAAAAATATTTTTTATATGATGATGATTCTAGAATTTCTGTTCTAGGTCAGCCAGATTCAAAATGTAAATATGGGTTAGAGGCTAAAAAATTTATTGAAGATTATCAAATAATTAAAAATGATAAAATAACGCAATATGTATTAAGTCAAAATAGGGAAAACTCGGAAGAAAAAATTTCTAAACTAGGTGGAATTATAATTTTGATTAGAGGGTTAGTAACAGATAAAGCAACTTTTATAAAAAAATTTAATTATGATGATAATCTAGGAGAAGGAAAAATAATAAATTTATGGGATATGTATATTGTTATAGATATAGATATTGAGACAGCAGATAAAAGAATAGAAAAACGAGGAATTCCTAGAACTTGGAGAGAATACAAGGAACATCTACAATATTTTAGAAATTTTTATTTAAACTATCAGAGTAAATTATTTAAAAAGAAGATAATTATACATAATGATTGTTTAGAAGATTTACAAAAAAGAGCAAGTGAACTAGCGGAGAAATTATATGAAATGTACAGATAAAAAATCTATTACTGTATTTCTTAAATTAGTAGGAACTATTTGTAACATGGAGTGTAAATATTGTTACGAACATGTTTCTAAGAATCCAAAAAGAGGTATAAGAGATGTTCAAGAAGTTTTTGATTATTTAAAAGAATTTATAGGTTATGAACATGTTTTCATAGTATTTCATGGTGGAGAACCATTACTGATGAAAATACACGATATTAAAAATATTCTAGATTATATTTTTATAAATTTTAAAAATAAAATTCATGTACAATTTCAAACTAATGGAACTTTACTAAATGATAATTGGATTCTATTGTTAAAAGAGTACAGCTCAAATATTTCTTTATCAATTTCTTTAGATCCAGTAGGAGAAAAAGATCTAAGATATCTTAATAATAAGGATTACAGAAAAGTAGTTATAGATAATTTAAAAAAATATAGTAGTGTGATAAAAAATATAGGAATTATATCAGTAGCACATGTATATAATAAAGATTATTTTATAAATTATATTGAAGAACTTATTAAATTAGGAGTTTCTAGTATAACTATTAATAAGTATAGAAAAATAAAAGAAAAAGATAAATATAGTATAACAGAAATGGAATATGTTATCTTACTAAAGAAAATTTTTATGAATTGGATAGAAAAAAAATGGTATTTAAAAATAAATATTCAGCCATTATTATCTTTATTTTCTAATAATACTAATAAAATATGCATTTATTTAAAAGATGAAAATAAGTGTTCGTATTTTAGAACATTTTATCATGAAAAAGATAGTTCTAATTATTGTGATCATATTTTAGACAATGTTCTTCCCAAGGTTAGTAAAAGTTGTCTTGAATGTGATATTTATTCGAAATGCGGTGGTGGATGTTTAATGGAGGAAAAAGAAGTTTCTTTTTGTGAAGGGAGAAGAGAATTATTTAAATTTATTGAGGAGATGAAAAATGAAAATTAATAAATTAATAGCAAATAATTTAAAGCAACTAACTTGTCAAATAGAGAAAGATAGTTCTTTGGGAATTGTTGGACTATCTGGTTCTGGAAAATCTACATTTTGTCTTACAATTGCTGATGAAACATTAAAAAGAATTGTTACTTTACTTCCAAAATCAGAGTATAGATTTTTATTTTCTGAAAAATTATTTTCAAATTATTCAGCACAGGCTATAGAGAGTTTACCATTAGTATTTTATTTAAAAAAAACATCTTTTAGTGCAAATCCTCGCTCAACAGTAGGAACTCATACAGGAATATTTAAAGAAATTCGTATTGAATATGCAAAATATTTTAAAAAAATACCAGAATTTTTCTCTTTTAATAATTCAATTATGTGGTGTCCAAAATGTAAAGGAAGGGGAACAATTGCTGAGAAAGAATGCCCTGAATGTTTAGGAAGTAGGTACAAAAAGGAAATTAATGATTTTTCTATTGAAATAATGAAAAAAAAGTATAGTATTATAGATATTAACAATATCTCAGCTGATAAATTATTGGAAATATCAAAATTTTTAAATTTATCATTTTCTAAAATAAAGTTAATTGAAAATATGATAAAGTTAGATATAGGATATCTATCATTAGATAGAAAAATAAATACTTTATCAGGGGGAGAGATGGTTCGGCTATTATTAGCAGAATTTATTACAGAATGTCAAAATTCACTAATAATTATAGATGAAATATCAATAGGTTTGGATCATAATACATTACTTAAAGTAATTAATTGTATTTCAGAGTTAGGAAGTAAAAACCAGATATGGTTAATTGATCATTCAAAAGTAGTCATTGATGCTACTAACAAAAAAATAATATTTGGTCCAAAAAGTGGAAAAAATGGTGGGGAAATCATAGAAAAAGAATTGGATATTCCTCAAGTTTTTTGTGAGATAAATGAAAGTAAAGTGGAAGATTATTATATATTTAAAAATTTATCAAAAAGAAATATTAATATAGATAATTTACTTATTCCTAAAAACAGAATTACTTCAATAACTGGGGAATCAGGATGTGGAAAATCTACATTAGTAAAAGAATGTATAATTCCTATTTTTAAAAAAAATTATAAAGAAATTCCTTATGAAATTATTGGACAAGATAAAAATCAGTCTGTAACTTCAAAATCGACAATAGCAACTTTTCTTGATATAAAGAAAAAACTAGAAAAGTACGATAAGAATATTATGGATCTTGATCTAGTTGACGTAGAGCCATTGTTAACCAGAGATAAAGCACTAAAATCGCAAGTAAATATGTTGTTAGAATTGGGATTAGGTTATTTATCTTTTAACAGAAAAATACAAACATTATCAACTGGAGAATTTCAATGCTTACATTTAGTTTCAAAAATTTTTGAAAAAAATTCTGAAAAAGAAATGTTGTTAATATTTGATGAGCCTTCAAAAGGGCTATCGCAAAATATACTAAATTCATTTATGAAAATTTTAAGAGATATTATAAAATATTCTAAAAAAACGGCTATAATAATAGAACATAATTCATACCTACTAGAATGCAGTGATTATATTATGGATTTTGGTAAAAGAAAAGAGAGTATTGAAGAGCTAAAATTAATTCCTAGTAAAAAATGGATATTAGAATTTAAAAAGAATTTTGTTTGTAATAATAAAAAAATTGCTTCTAATATTGAAAATAAAAAAGGTATAGAAATAATTGATAAAGATATAGAGAAAGTTTTTCAGAAATATGAAAATATTTTTAAAGGAGGAATATTAAAAAATTTTTCCCAAACAGCTCAATGGATTTATAGTGATTATAGATAT from Fusobacterium pseudoperiodonticum carries:
- a CDS encoding radical SAM protein, whose protein sequence is MKCTDKKSITVFLKLVGTICNMECKYCYEHVSKNPKRGIRDVQEVFDYLKEFIGYEHVFIVFHGGEPLLMKIHDIKNILDYIFINFKNKIHVQFQTNGTLLNDNWILLLKEYSSNISLSISLDPVGEKDLRYLNNKDYRKVVIDNLKKYSSVIKNIGIISVAHVYNKDYFINYIEELIKLGVSSITINKYRKIKEKDKYSITEMEYVILLKKIFMNWIEKKWYLKINIQPLLSLFSNNTNKICIYLKDENKCSYFRTFYHEKDSSNYCDHILDNVLPKVSKSCLECDIYSKCGGGCLMEEKEVSFCEGRRELFKFIEEMKNEN
- a CDS encoding ATP-binding cassette domain-containing protein, which gives rise to MKINKLIANNLKQLTCQIEKDSSLGIVGLSGSGKSTFCLTIADETLKRIVTLLPKSEYRFLFSEKLFSNYSAQAIESLPLVFYLKKTSFSANPRSTVGTHTGIFKEIRIEYAKYFKKIPEFFSFNNSIMWCPKCKGRGTIAEKECPECLGSRYKKEINDFSIEIMKKKYSIIDINNISADKLLEISKFLNLSFSKIKLIENMIKLDIGYLSLDRKINTLSGGEMVRLLLAEFITECQNSLIIIDEISIGLDHNTLLKVINCISELGSKNQIWLIDHSKVVIDATNKKIIFGPKSGKNGGEIIEKELDIPQVFCEINESKVEDYYIFKNLSKRNINIDNLLIPKNRITSITGESGCGKSTLVKECIIPIFKKNYKEIPYEIIGQDKNQSVTSKSTIATFLDIKKKLEKYDKNIMDLDLVDVEPLLTRDKALKSQVNMLLELGLGYLSFNRKIQTLSTGEFQCLHLVSKIFEKNSEKEMLLIFDEPSKGLSQNILNSFMKILRDIIKYSKKTAIIIEHNSYLLECSDYIMDFGKRKESIEELKLIPSKKWILEFKKNFVCNNKKIASNIENKKGIEIIDKDIEKVFQKYENIFKGGILKNFSQTAQWIYSDYRYEGIEPVIAIDLENQLYSKNTFLFEIAGIINSIIALTHTNNVKEFDFYSKENLCECCKGTGKIETIKIDEIIKNNNKNIWDGLFYEDIMRALKKYNFTKIKFLFKEIKKIENYDLNKNYSEMSDIEKEIFLYGYWKNTFYDSNKKVQRRWKGIIYLIKKYMRSSESIFKKIIKENSEETRCPVCKGNILKHNIPLDVNGKDIRSIITSKIKENKTLLIKIPQIKEILEILDEDTFLNTDVSLLSEKKQVILKILEIKYASFLGYTIVLKNTSPFIDDIQKNINEISKNNRLFLLDYKKINCTKEEILEAYYENNKLKRTSYLYEIFGYKKISTIINKIRKEKVCQYCNGKGKLREENLYENIDITETSCSFCNETGLSIEGLNTEIEGVSIKEWYYGSIDRINKDLPDELKNLSLMSKICDLNKEQLIKLKEYLK
- a CDS encoding radical SAM protein; its protein translation is MINYRKINQNSSAVYLNFPFCKTPCLFCHYTENINFGYDSIPNDYFQKLCNQLEEILKEINNTKVKSIYLGGGTPSLLNDKQIFVLQELFKKYNVSALEISIELHPKMCNFDYENNRFFTRYSIGVQTLDNEEGRRYRRPTPYDFELIEMIKKIKKNQKIINLDFIFDEKIEEKNINFVNYTNPDTVTFYPNTKGKGLQRLRNIIEELKKLKEKLIDYYPLGECKHIFLRKEKSQSLYSKVQYEENGDIIGVGHNSISYINNESYLCIYKENELIFKNRRKKGERILSSLLMGIVAGVPKKYISKYMPDIYEGHYLLTTDKHLDINEKHTVINDDTLVYLPNSEYIRFYNWLKENYSIEYQNIFLSSIGYGDNNIDTIEQVYNREFRKSINNEIKIFNKIKTPQVKILVEGIDGSGKDTFVNFFVKELKKYFLYDDDSRISVLGQPDSKCKYGLEAKKFIEDYQIIKNDKITQYVLSQNRENSEEKISKLGGIIILIRGLVTDKATFIKKFNYDDNLGEGKIINLWDMYIVIDIDIETADKRIEKRGIPRTWREYKEHLQYFRNFYLNYQSKLFKKKIIIHNDCLEDLQKRASELAEKLYEMYR